TTACATATCTTATATTCCAATTAATTTCTTTAACTTGCATGCTTGCCAGAGGTATAAAGAAGGTCGCTACATCTGCAATTTGTAAAGAGGATAAATTATTTAATTGTTTATTCGAACAGATAATTAATAAGGTTAAAGAAAGTTTTCCTGATGCTAAGGTTGTAAGTTTGGAATACCCTCAATATTAATAATTATCGTGAAGGGGTAAACCCCTTCACGATACACTATTTAGATTCAGTCACTTTCCTCAACTGTTAAATTCTTAATTTCAACGCCACCTTTATTGCCTCTATCATGCTTGATGGATTTGCAATTCCTTTCCAGGCAATATCAGAGGCTGTGCCGTGGTCAGGAGAGGTTCTTATGATTGGAAGACCTACTGTAATATTTACTGCTCTTTCAAAGGCAATTAGTTTAAGTGGTGCAAGACCCTGGTCATGGTACATGGAAACCACTATGTCATATTCATCATGGAGGGCTTTATAAAATATAATATCAGGCGGCAGAGGACCAAAGACACGCAATCCCTGCTCTTTTGCCTTTCTGATTGCAGGTGCAATAACCTTTATCTCTTCATCTCCAAAAAGCCCTTCTTCGCCAGCATGAGGATTGAGACCAGCAACACCAATTCTCGGTAACATGAACCCGAACATCTCCATTCCCTTCTGTGCAAAGAGTATTGTTTTAAAAACTTTTTCCTCTGTAATAAAGCTTGGCACATCCTTCAATGCAACATGGATCGTGGCAAGGATTATCTTAAGGCCTTTATCTGAAGCTCCAACAGGTGGTGCATAAAAAAGCATAGCAACATCTTCTGCATTAGTAAGCTCTTTAAGCAACTCTGTGTGGCCAGGCCATGTGTAACCTGCTCTTTTAAGAGAGGTTTTCGAAATTGGTGCTGTGACAATTCCATGGACATAGCCTTTAATGGCAAGGTCTGTGGCAATTTTTATGTATTCAACTGAGGCATAGCCACCTTCAGAAGAAGGTATGGATTTTTTAAAATCCTTAAGCAATCCTGTATCAATGAAATAAATGGTAGAGGGACGATGAGCTAAGGCGATTACCTCTTCAGGTTTTGTATAAACTATATCTAAATTTTCACCTTTTAATAAACCTGATGCCTCTTCAATAACAATTCTATCACCTATTATTACGGGCACAAAGTCTTTCTCTAAGCCCTGACCTTCTTCAGCCTTCAGCCTAAGAACTGCCTTAAGCGTTACCTCTGGACCGATTCCACCAGGGTCTCCTATGGTTATTGCAAGCTTCCTCATTATTAGTTATTATAATAACCTATGCTTACGCCACAAAGTCAGTTCGAGATCATTAAGAGGGGTACTGTGGAGATTATACTTGAAAAGGAGCTGCTCCATAAGCTAGAGCGTTCTTACAGGGAGAACAGACCCCTTACTGTAAAGGCTGGTTTTGACCCAACCGCACCCGATATCCATCTTGGCCATACAGTACTTCTTGAAAAAATGAGGCAGTTTCAGGAGCTCGGCCACAGAGTGGTATTTTTAATCGGAGATTTCACAGGAATGATAGGTGACCCTTCGGGCAAGAGTGAGACAAGAAAACCTCTGACAAGAGAAGAGGTTATTGAGAATGCGAAGACCTATAAGGAACAGATATTCAAGATACTCGATCCTGAAAAAACAGTTGTTGAATTCAATTCAAGGTGGTTTTCAAGGATGACAGCTGAAGAGTTGATAAAGCTTGCATCTCATTATACTGTGGCCAGGATGCTTGAAAGGGATGATTTTAAACAGAGATTTTTAAGCCAGACACCTATCAGTATCCATGAGTTTATCTATCCTTTAATACAGGGTTATGACTCAGTTATGCTTGAGGCCGATATCGAGCTTGGAGGCACAGACCAGAAATTTAACCTTGTTGTAGGAAGGGAGCTTCAGAAAGAGTACGGCCAGGAGCCTCAGGTTATTATTACTATGCCCCTTCTTGAGGGCACAGATGGTGTAAAGAAGATGTCAAAGAGTCTTGGTAACTATATAGGAATAAATGAATCTCCTGAGGATATCTTTGGAAAAATCATGTCAGTAAATGATGAACTTATGCTGAGATACTACGAACTCCTCAGCCGCATCTCCAATGAAGAACTGGAATCATTAAAAAGGGGAATAAAGGATGGCTCGATCCATCCGCTGGAGGCCAAGGAGAGACTTGCCCTTGAGATAGTGGAAAGATATCATGGTAGAGAAAATGCTCTCAGGGCAAAGGAGCATTTTGAAAGGGTAATAAGAAGAAAGGAAACTCCTCAGGATGTACCTGTTTATGAGATAAAAGGAGAGGATGAGCTATGGATTCCCAAGATTCTTAAAGACTCGGGAATTGTAAAAAGCACATCAGAGGCAAGGAGACTGATAATCCAGGGAGCAGTAGATATAGATGGCAGGACTTTTACAGATCCTGAACAGAAACTGAAACCAGCAGATTATATTATCAGGATCGGTAAGAGGAGGTTTTTGAAGGTAAAAAAATCGTTTTCTATAAAACAGTAAGGAGATAAATCTTTAGGTAAGCCTTCAAAAAATTCCAGGGACAATTGAGATATTTATGAAAGATCCCCTGATTCTTTTTTTGCCATTCCTGATATGGCAATAGAATCGAGCTTATTTATTTTCTTTATATACAGCCCTGCATCTTGAAGGCTTTTCTTGAACTCCTCGAGGCTAAACATACCTCCATCAGGATGTCTTGTTAGCAACCTTACAGGAAGGCTTTTAAGAAAAGGTTTTAACGGTTCTTCAAAGAAAAAATCTCCTGAGGGCTTGAGGACCCTTGAAATTTCTTTAATCCCTTTCTTCCAGTCTTCAAGGTGATGCAGTACACCAATTGAGAAGACTGCATCAAAGGTATTCTCACGAAAATCAAGAGCCATAGCATCACCATGTATGAATTCAACCTTTCCCTTTAAATCCTCAACTATGAGACTCCTTGCTTTCTCAATGTTCCTCGGATCAATATCAATGGCAATAATCCTTTCAGGCTTAAATGTCTTAAAAATAGCAATCGCACCTGTACCGCTGCCAGCTCCAATCTCAAGACAGAGACTGTAGCTTCCTTTATCAGACATTCTTTTGAGCATGGGTATTTCAAAATGCCTCTGAAAAAAGGACCTGAGAGGATTCATGACAATGAGTCTTTCAAAAAGATTAAGCTCCATAATAAAGTATAACATTTTGATTAAGTTTCTTAATAAAAATCATTAAATCCAAAAAGTGATTCAAAATCAGGGAAATTTGAAGCGGCGAAATGTGTTAAAATAAAAATAATTTCTCTATTAGAACTATTCGATGAAAGAGCCTGAGATAACAGAAGAGCTGATTCGCGAGCACGGTTTAACTGAGGAGGAGTATGAGAAAATACTCGATATCCTCGGCAGGAAGCCTACATTTACTGAGCTAGGCATATTCTCTGTAATGTGGTCAGAACACTGTTCGTACAAGAGCTCGAGGATACATTTCAGACACTTTCCCACAGAGGCTCCATGGGTTATTCAGGGACCTGGTGAAAATGCTGGAGTGATAGACATAGGTGATGGTCTTGCAGCAGTTTTTAAAATGGAGTCTCACAATCATCCCTCCTACATAGAACCCTACCAAGGTGCTGCAACAGGAGTTGGAGGCATTCTCAGGGATATATTTACAATGGGTGCAAGACCTGTGGCAAGTCTTAATTCCCTGAGATTTGGAGACCCGAAAGACCCCTATCAGAAACATCTCTTCCACGGTGTAGTTGGTGGAATTGCTGGCTACGGCAACTGTATAGGTGTCCCCACAGTTGGAGGCGAGATATATTTTCATACCTGCTATAATGGCAACATCCTTGTAAATGTCTTCAATCTAGGTATCGCAAAAAAAGACAGGATATTTCGTGGCAGAGCAGAAGGAATAGGAAACCCTGTTATTTATGTAGGCTCAAAAACTGGAAGAGATGGTATACATGGTGTTACAATGGCATCAGAAGAATTCACCGATGATGCCCAGCAGAAGAAACCGAATGTTCAGGTAGGAGACCCCTTTACAGAAAAACTTCTTCTAGAGGCATGCCTTGAGGCAATGTCAAAAGACCTGATTGCTGGAATTCAGGATATGGGTGGAGCAGGATTGAGTTCCTCATCCTCAGAAATGGCCGGCCGGGCAGGAACAGGTATAGAGCTAGAGCTTGAAAAGGTACCCCTTAGAGAAGAGGGCATGATTCCCTATGAGATAATGCTCAGCGAGAGCCAGGAAAGGATGCTCATAGTTGCAAAGGCGGGAAAAGAAAAAGAACTCCTTGATATATTTAAAAAATGGGATCTCGATGCAGTCATTATAGGAAAAGTTACTGATGATGGAATGCTCAGAGTAAAGTGGCACGGAAAGGTTGTTGCTGAAATTCCGGCCAAAAAGATATCCGAAGATGCACCAAAATATGATAGACCCAGAAAAAGACCAGCCTGGCAGGATGAGCTTCAGCAGCTTAATCTCGAACATATCCCTATACCTAAGGAATTTAATTCTGTCCTTCTTAAACTTCTTTCATCCCCAAGTATTGCATCAAAAGAGCTCGTCTGGGAGCAGTATGACCATATGGTAAGAACAAATACAGTTGTAAGGCCTGGTGCTGATTCAGCAGTTATAAGAATAAAAGGTACCAGTAAAGCAATTGCCATCAGTGTTGATTGTAATTCTCGCTATTGCTATCTTGATCCTTACAGAGGAGCAATGCTTGCAGTTGCTGAGGCTGCAAGGAATGTTGCGTGCTCAGGTGCGAGGCCATTGGCTATAACTGATAATCTCAATTTTGGAAATCCTGAAAAACCTGAGGTTATGTGGCAGTTTGTTGAATCCATTAAGGGGATAGCAGAGGCATGCCGGGTGCTCGAGACACCTGTTGTTTCGGGGAATGTGAGTTTTTACAATGAAACAAAAGGAAGTGCTATCTATCCAACTCCCACCATTGCCATGGTCGGAATCCTTGAAGATGTAAAGAAGGCAAGGAATATAGGTTTTAAAGAAGGACTTGAGGTCTTTCTTCTAGGAGATACTTATAATGAACTGGGCGGCTCAGAATACCTCTACCTCATACACGGAATTGAGAGAGGACTTCCTCCGGTCATTGATCTTGAAAAAGAGAAAAGACTTATCAGACTTCTTGAGAAACTTGTAAAATTAGATGTCATCCATTCCTGTCATGATTGTTCTGAAGGAGGACTATCTGTATGTATTGCTGAATCTGCTATTTATGGAAACACGGGAGCTGAGATTGATCTCAGCATTATCTTAAAAAATAACACTCTCAGACCGGATAGCCTTCTTTTTGGAGAATCTTCTGGAAGAGCAGTAGTCACTGTTCACAGGTCTAAGAGCAGGGAACTGATCCAGATGGCAGATGAATACGGTATTTCCTGTCAGCTTATTGGCAGAACAGGCGGTGATAGGCTTCTATTAAAGGGGTATATTGATCTTTCAATCTCAGAAATAAGTAATTCCTATAAGAATTCACTGAAGGAATTATTTGGATGAAAAAGAGACTTATCTATACACCGAAAGAAGAGTGCGGGATTTTTGGAATATACGGTCATCCCGAGGCAGCGAATCTTACATATCTGGGACTTTATGCCCTCCAGCACAGGGGTCAGGAAGGTTCAGGCATATGCTCTTCTGATGGTAAACAGGTATATTATGAAAAGGCACTGGGGCTCGTTGCTGATATTTTCACTGAAAAGAGGTTAAAAAAACTTCCCGGTTTTATCGCTATAGGCCATAATAGATATTCAACAGCAGGAGGCAGTTTCTTGAAAAATGTTCAGCCTATAGTTGCCAATTTCTCCCTTGGAACAATCTCCTTAGCCCATAATGGAAATCTTGTGAATGCCTATGAACTCAGGCAGAAACTTGAAAAAGATGGCGCCATATTCCAGTCAACTTCAGACAGTGAGGTAATAATCCATCTTATAGCCCATTCAAGGGATGGTTCTCTTCACGAAAGAGTAATCTCTGCTGTACAGAAGATATCAGGAGCATTCAGCCTTCTTCTGATGACAGAAAAGGAGCTCATTGCAATAAGAGATCCCTATGGTGTGAGACCGCTGAGCCTTGGTATATTTGATGGTGCCTATGTAGTGGCCTCGGAAACCTGTGCCTTTGACCTTATAGGTGCAAAATATATAAGGGATATTGAGCCGGGCGAGATGCTTGTTATAAACGAACATGGTCTAAGCTCAAGAAAGATTCTTTTCTCACCCAGAAGATCTTTCTGTATATTTGAATTCATCTATTTTTCAAGACCTGATAGCATGATCTTTGGATACCAGAGCGTTGACAGGGTCAGAAAAATACTTGGAAGAAATCTTGCAAAAGAATCCGAAACAGAGGCAGATATAGTGATACCTGTTCCTGATTCCGGTGTACCTGCAGCCCTGGGATTTGCTGAGGCAAGTGGCATTCCTTTTAATTTTGGCCTCGTAAGGAATCATTATGTAGGAAGGACATTCATAGAGCCAAAGCAATCCATAAGACATTTTGGTGTTAAGATCAAACTCAATCCCATCCGTGATGTTCTTGAAGGTAAAAGGGTAATAGTTGTTGATGACTCTATTGTAAGGGGAACGACGAGTAAGAAGATTGTCAAGATGCTCTTTGAAGGTGGTGGTGCAAAGGAGGTTCATATGAAGATAAGCTCACCACCAACCATCGGTCCGTGTTTCTATGGAATTGATACACCGACAAGACAGGAACTGATTGCATCAACCCATCTTGTTGAAGAGATAAGGAAATACATAACAGCCACAAGTCTTCAGTATCTCAGTATTAAAGGACTCCTATCGGCAGTTGATAAACCCGAGGATTACTGTACTGCCTGCTTTGATGGAAATTATCCAATAGAATTTCCAAGGGAAGAGACAGAACAGCTCGAGATGATATTCACTGCCTGAGGAAAAAACAGTGTGGAAGGATAATATCTCCTTTATCCTTGTTGAACCAAGAGAACCCGGCAATATCGGTGCTTCTGCAAGGGCTATAAAGAATATGGGATTTTTGAATCTGGAACTTGTTAATCCCTTCAGAGAAAAAATATTTAATGAAAAGGAAATTAAAAAAAGACTTGAAGATTCAGAGGCAAGGTGGTTTGCAACTGATGCTATTGATATTTTAAGAAAGGTAAGGATCCACAGAACACTCCATGATGCAATATCTGATAAATCTCTGGTTGTCGGTACAACAAGACGCATTGGAAAAAGAAGGGGAGTAATCTTATCAGTGAAGGAAGGAATAAAAAGGATACTTGAGGTGGCATCATCTAACAGAGTTGCCATACTCTTTGGAAGGGAGGATAAAGGTCTTTTT
The sequence above is drawn from the Thermodesulfovibrionales bacterium genome and encodes:
- the pdxA gene encoding 4-hydroxythreonine-4-phosphate dehydrogenase PdxA; amino-acid sequence: MRKLAITIGDPGGIGPEVTLKAVLRLKAEEGQGLEKDFVPVIIGDRIVIEEASGLLKGENLDIVYTKPEEVIALAHRPSTIYFIDTGLLKDFKKSIPSSEGGYASVEYIKIATDLAIKGYVHGIVTAPISKTSLKRAGYTWPGHTELLKELTNAEDVAMLFYAPPVGASDKGLKIILATIHVALKDVPSFITEEKVFKTILFAQKGMEMFGFMLPRIGVAGLNPHAGEEGLFGDEEIKVIAPAIRKAKEQGLRVFGPLPPDIIFYKALHDEYDIVVSMYHDQGLAPLKLIAFERAVNITVGLPIIRTSPDHGTASDIAWKGIANPSSMIEAIKVALKLRI
- the tyrS gene encoding tyrosine--tRNA ligase; this translates as MLTPQSQFEIIKRGTVEIILEKELLHKLERSYRENRPLTVKAGFDPTAPDIHLGHTVLLEKMRQFQELGHRVVFLIGDFTGMIGDPSGKSETRKPLTREEVIENAKTYKEQIFKILDPEKTVVEFNSRWFSRMTAEELIKLASHYTVARMLERDDFKQRFLSQTPISIHEFIYPLIQGYDSVMLEADIELGGTDQKFNLVVGRELQKEYGQEPQVIITMPLLEGTDGVKKMSKSLGNYIGINESPEDIFGKIMSVNDELMLRYYELLSRISNEELESLKRGIKDGSIHPLEAKERLALEIVERYHGRENALRAKEHFERVIRRKETPQDVPVYEIKGEDELWIPKILKDSGIVKSTSEARRLIIQGAVDIDGRTFTDPEQKLKPADYIIRIGKRRFLKVKKSFSIKQ
- a CDS encoding class I SAM-dependent methyltransferase yields the protein MELNLFERLIVMNPLRSFFQRHFEIPMLKRMSDKGSYSLCLEIGAGSGTGAIAIFKTFKPERIIAIDIDPRNIEKARSLIVEDLKGKVEFIHGDAMALDFRENTFDAVFSIGVLHHLEDWKKGIKEISRVLKPSGDFFFEEPLKPFLKSLPVRLLTRHPDGGMFSLEEFKKSLQDAGLYIKKINKLDSIAISGMAKKESGDLS
- the purL gene encoding phosphoribosylformylglycinamidine synthase subunit PurL, giving the protein MKEPEITEELIREHGLTEEEYEKILDILGRKPTFTELGIFSVMWSEHCSYKSSRIHFRHFPTEAPWVIQGPGENAGVIDIGDGLAAVFKMESHNHPSYIEPYQGAATGVGGILRDIFTMGARPVASLNSLRFGDPKDPYQKHLFHGVVGGIAGYGNCIGVPTVGGEIYFHTCYNGNILVNVFNLGIAKKDRIFRGRAEGIGNPVIYVGSKTGRDGIHGVTMASEEFTDDAQQKKPNVQVGDPFTEKLLLEACLEAMSKDLIAGIQDMGGAGLSSSSSEMAGRAGTGIELELEKVPLREEGMIPYEIMLSESQERMLIVAKAGKEKELLDIFKKWDLDAVIIGKVTDDGMLRVKWHGKVVAEIPAKKISEDAPKYDRPRKRPAWQDELQQLNLEHIPIPKEFNSVLLKLLSSPSIASKELVWEQYDHMVRTNTVVRPGADSAVIRIKGTSKAIAISVDCNSRYCYLDPYRGAMLAVAEAARNVACSGARPLAITDNLNFGNPEKPEVMWQFVESIKGIAEACRVLETPVVSGNVSFYNETKGSAIYPTPTIAMVGILEDVKKARNIGFKEGLEVFLLGDTYNELGGSEYLYLIHGIERGLPPVIDLEKEKRLIRLLEKLVKLDVIHSCHDCSEGGLSVCIAESAIYGNTGAEIDLSIILKNNTLRPDSLLFGESSGRAVVTVHRSKSRELIQMADEYGISCQLIGRTGGDRLLLKGYIDLSISEISNSYKNSLKELFG
- the purF gene encoding amidophosphoribosyltransferase produces the protein MKKRLIYTPKEECGIFGIYGHPEAANLTYLGLYALQHRGQEGSGICSSDGKQVYYEKALGLVADIFTEKRLKKLPGFIAIGHNRYSTAGGSFLKNVQPIVANFSLGTISLAHNGNLVNAYELRQKLEKDGAIFQSTSDSEVIIHLIAHSRDGSLHERVISAVQKISGAFSLLLMTEKELIAIRDPYGVRPLSLGIFDGAYVVASETCAFDLIGAKYIRDIEPGEMLVINEHGLSSRKILFSPRRSFCIFEFIYFSRPDSMIFGYQSVDRVRKILGRNLAKESETEADIVIPVPDSGVPAALGFAEASGIPFNFGLVRNHYVGRTFIEPKQSIRHFGVKIKLNPIRDVLEGKRVIVVDDSIVRGTTSKKIVKMLFEGGGAKEVHMKISSPPTIGPCFYGIDTPTRQELIASTHLVEEIRKYITATSLQYLSIKGLLSAVDKPEDYCTACFDGNYPIEFPREETEQLEMIFTA
- a CDS encoding RNA methyltransferase, which produces MWKDNISFILVEPREPGNIGASARAIKNMGFLNLELVNPFREKIFNEKEIKKRLEDSEARWFATDAIDILRKVRIHRTLHDAISDKSLVVGTTRRIGKRRGVILSVKEGIKRILEVASSNRVAILFGREDKGLFNEEVKECGFLMTIPTSKRSPSLNLAQAVLIIAYELHCQVTEFSNEKEIIEMPLIKFVNHEDIDDLLKRIREALKTLGYIPRGDRDLEEKVMNNLGFLLRRAGLTDWELNMLHGICTAVIRAREDMQSVMS